A section of the Engystomops pustulosus chromosome 3, aEngPut4.maternal, whole genome shotgun sequence genome encodes:
- the LOC140122241 gene encoding uncharacterized protein — MQLFAAIQVLLWASPTFAILSLTSNPVFTMESLNGTDAEEPKQAFTVPLDVDLENTETDPVTHDGTQVNSQRAVTSTVTPVLSNVTDGGENNIKLSTINIDPKQPITLDVFNMTSTEGPSPTVGSASIDVGDNGTFIPLPETDKGYPFDEQLESFLEIPMENSTEGKQCVCNIPGQKGDKGDRGDPGEPGKVGKRGPQGLEGNKGRKGLPGVKGELGSKGDKGDVGPVGPKGDPGDSCAHCEKGERGEQGVPGINGAVGLQGTKGETGNKGLKGEKGPKGDHGEKGSNGLDGVPGATGEVGPRGAVGPIGPAGPKGDQGKLGPMGPPGYRGPAGIPGRKGDKGQKGAQSDHENIAFSVGVRGTRNVISPGQPIRFDKIFINENNPYSVNSGTFVANIEGVYFFTYHISLSSRSSFRIGLLHNAKIVIQTQGRQCERNVCQASGSVLLHLREDDEIWLQVLSSAQNELISDESDSLFTGFILYSLED; from the exons ATGCAGTTGTTTGCAGCAATTCAAGTCTTACTATGGGCTTCTCCAACCTTTGCCATCTTAAGCCTTACATCTAACCCAGTCTTCACAATGGAGTCACTCAATGGTACTGATGCCGAGGAGCCCAAACAAGCATTTACTGTTCCTCTTGATGTAGACCTTGAAAACACTGAAACTGATCCAGTCACACATGATGGAACTCAAGTCAATTCCCAGAGAGCTGTAACATCAACAGTGACCCCAGTTTTAAGCAATGTGACAGATGGAGGGGAGAACAATATAAAACTATCTACCATCAATATTGATCCAAAGCAACCAATTACCTTGGATGTATTTAACATGACCAGCACTGAAGGGCCCTCTCCTACAGTAGGTAGTGCGTCTATAGACGTCGGGGACAATGGCACCTTCATCCCATTACCAGAAACTGACAAAGGCTATCCATTTGATGAACAGTTGGAATCTTTCTTGGAAATACCGATGGAAAACAGTACAGAGGGAAAACAGTGTGTCTGTAATATTCCTGGACAAAAGGGAGATAAAGGTGACAGAGGGGATCCAG GTGAACCTGGAAAAGTTGGAAAAAGAGGTCCTCAAGGATTGGAAGGAAATAAGGGAAGAAAAGGTCTGCCAGGTGTTAAAGGAGAATTAGGCAGTAAAGGTGATAAGGGGGACGTTGGACCTGTTGGACCAAAAGGTGATCCAGGAGACAGTTGTGCTCATTGTGAAAAAGGTGAAAGAGGAGAACAAGGAGTTCCGGGTATTAATGGGGCTGTGGGATTGCAAGGTACTAAAGGGGAAACAGGAAATAAAGGTCTTAAAGGTGAAAAAGGACCTAAAGGAGATCATGGGGAAAAGGGGTCTAATGGTTTAGATGGTGTACCTGGAGCTACTGGTGAAGTTGGGCCAAGAGGAGCTGTAGGACCCATAGGCCCTGCTGGACCAAAAGGTGACCAAGGAAAGCTGGGACCTATGGGACCACCAGGCTATCGTGGACCTGCTGGAATACCTGGAAGGAAGGGAGATAAAGGACAAAAGggggctcagtcggaccatgagaATATTGCATTTTCTGTTGGTGTCCGAGGAACAAGGAATGTAATCTCACCCGGACAACCAATAAGATTTGATAAAATTTTCATAAATGAAAATAATCCATACAGTGTAAACTCAGGTACATTTGTAGCCAACATTGAAGGTGTCTACTTTTTCACATATCATATAAGTTTGTCTTCACGTTCATCTTTTCGTATAGGCCTGCTTCACAATGCTAAGATTGTTATACAGACACAAGGCAGGCAGTGTGAGCGTAATGTTTGTCAAGCCTCTGGATCGGTTCTGCTCCATCTAAGAGAAGATGATGAGATTTGGCTTCAGGTTTTAAGTAGTGCCCAAAATGAATTGATTTCTGATGAATCTGACTCACTCTTCACAGGATTTATACTATATTCTCTTGAAGACTAG